The DNA region GAGATGGCATGTTTCCGAACGGAAGTCCCGCTCGCCCTATATTCTTCGGCTGGCTCAAAGTAAGCCGCCACGCTGTTGCAAAACCAGCCAACGGCGCGCTTTCGTCACTCTGGAGCTCAACGTACGGGCGCAGAGAGAGTCGCCTCTTCCCTTACCGCAGCCTTTCTGAATGGCCTGTTTGGCATCCAGATCGGGCTAGCCAGCAGAAGCACGGATCCTTTTGGATGGTGGGGCAGGGCTTATCACTACCTGCGGGTCCAAGCCTGAGACAGTTTGATGAAACCGGGTGAACGGAGAGATTTGATACTGTCCGCTAGCAGGCTGTTGACAAAGTCCACCGGCGGTGTTCTCGCCTCGCTCAGGGGCTCACCGTACGGCAGAGAATACTATTCCCCTCTTCGCTCGCTGCGGCCTTGCGGGATGGCCTTTCTGAACAGCCTGTGCGGTATTCTCCGGACGTTCGTAACCTCAGGCAGGGCTCCGTCTTCGAGCTCGTTCTTGGGCTTGTCAACACACTGCTAGAATGCCTACCGTCCTAATGCCCTCTTCACTGCCTCTCCAATCTCAGCCGGATTCTTCACGACCGTGACACCGGCGGCTTCCAGGGTCTTCATCTTTTCAGATGCCGTCCCCTTGCCACCGGAGATAATGGCGCCGGCGTGACCCATGCGACGGCCAGGAGGTGCCGTAATGCCGGCAATGAAGCTAACGACTGGTTTCTTGACATTCTTCTTGATGAACTCAGCGGCCTTTTCTTCCGCATCGCCGCCGATCTCGCCGATCATGACGATGGCCTGAGTCTCGGGATCTTTTTCAAACAGCGGGAGGACATCCACGAACCCTGTGCCGTTCACAGGATCACCACCAATTCCTACGCACGTGGTTTCGCCCAAACCCAAGGTCGAGAGCTGGTGGACCGCTTCATAGGTCAAGGTCCCACTGCGCGACACCACGCCGACAACACCCTTCTTGTGAATGAAACCCGGCATGATGCCGATCTTGGCCTCATCTACCGTAATCACTCCTGGGCAATTCGGACCGACCAACCGGACATCGCGACCGCGCAAGGCCCGTTTCACTTTGACCATGTCATTGACCGGAATCCCCTCGGTGATGCAAATCACGAGTTTGATTCCTGCGTCAGCTGCTTCCAAAATAGCATCGGCACAAAACGGCGGCGGCACAAAGATCAGCGACGTATCGGCCTCGGTCTTTTTCACCGCATCCGCCACCGTGTTGAACACGGGGATCCCCTCAACCTCTTGCCCTACCTTGCCGGGCGTGACACCAGCAACCACCTTGGTCCCGTAGGCCTTACATTGAGTCGCATGGAACGAACCTTCTTTTCCCGTAATTCCCTGTACCACTACTCGTGTATTCTTATTGACGAGAATGCTCACGGCGCTCTCCTTATGCTGCTTTTCCTGTCAGTTTCACAATTTTCTGGGCGGCTTCCCACAGATCGTTGGCGACATCGAGCTTCAATCCTGAATCTGCCAACAGTTGGCGCCCCTCTTCGGCATTCGTCCCCTGCAGTCGGACCACGAGGGGCACGTTGATTTTCACTTCCTTGGCTGCTTCGATGACTCCGTGAGCAATACGTTCACAGCGCACGATCCCACCGAAGATGTTGATGAAGATGCCCTTGACGTTCGGATCTTTCAGCAGAATCCGGAATCCTGCCGCAACCGTCTCTTTCGTCGCGCCTCCGCCCACGTCCAGGAAGTTCGCTGGCTCGCTGCCTGCCAACTTGATGACGTCCATCGTAGCCATCGCCAGACCAGCCCCATTCACCATGCAACCGATGTTGCCGTCCAGTTTCACATAGTTCAGATTGTTCGCGGTCGCTTCGATTTCCAGCGGCTCTTCCTCGTTCAGATCGCGCATCTTTTGCACATCTTCATGCTTGAAGAGGCCGTTGTCGTCGAACGAAACCTTGCCGTCCAACGCCACGACGGTCTTTTCTTTCGTGATGATAAGCGGATTGATCTCGACCAAGGCGCAGTTCTTCTCCATGAACAAGCGGTACAGATTCCCCAGCATTTTAATGAACGGATTCATAGCCGTCGGCTCGATGTTCTGAAGCCCAAGGGCAAAGGCGATGTTCCGCCCGTTGTATCCCTGAAATCCCACGGCAGGATCGATCGGTTCCTTGATGATCTTTTCCGGAGTTTTGGCGGCCACCTCTTCGATTTCCATTCCGCCCTCTGTGCTGGCGATAAACGTCGGCCACCCCGTCTCGCGATCCACAAGAATCGATAGGTAGAGTTCCTTGGCGATGTTCGCCCCCTCCTCCATCAACAGCCGATGAACCTGGCGACCCTTCGGTCCGGTCTGATGCGTCACCAGCGTCTTACCGATGAGTTCTTTCGCAAAGCCTGCCACCGCCGCCTTGTCCTTGGTGATTTTTACGCCACCGGCCTTCCCTCGGCCGCCGGCATGGATCTGTGCCTTCACGACAAACACGGGCGTATTCAGTTCAGTAGCCCAGGCGGTCGCCGCTTCAGGAGACGTAATCTCCTTACCTCGCGGCACCGGCACACCGAATTGAGCAAACAATGACTTCGCTTGAAACTCGTGAACGTTCATATCGCTCCTTATCGTCGCTTCAGGACGGAGTACCGAGGACTGTGGACCGAGGGCGAACCGCGCCTTTACTCAGTCCTCATCACTAGCCAACTTTTCTTGTATACGCCGGCAAGATCATCGGCGAGATGACACCACTGGCGTTCCCCTGCTTCTTTGCTTCGGCACGGAACTGTTGCACATGCCTGAGGGTCAGCGCACCCTGTTTCATCGACTTGGCGCGACCGGCGGCCGTCAACCCAGATCGCTTGCCGAATACCATGAGGTCCAACAGCGAATTCCCCATGAGACGGTTTCGCCCGTGCAGCCCTCCGGAAGCTTCTCCCGCCACGAACAGATTCTTGACGTTGGTTTCTGAGTTCGTATCGATCTTTACTCCGCCGTTCTGATAGTGGAGTGTCGGATAGATCAAGACCGGATCCTTACTGATATCGATCCCGAAGCGCTCAAACTGCATCATCATGGCTGGGAAATGCTTCTCCACCGTCCCTGACCCATGTTCTGCATCCAGTAACGGCGTATCGAGCCAGACACCGACGCGGCCGGACATCGTTCTGATCCCACGCCCTTCTTCACATTCACGGATAATCGACGAGGATACGACATCCCGTGTGTCAAGTTCGTTGACGAACCGTTCGCCCTTCGCATTCACCAGGTGCCCGCCTTCGGAGCGAATTCCCTCAGTGACCAGCGCCCCGATCAATTGCTCTGGATAGACCGCGCCGGACGGGTGATATTGAAACGTATCGACATGCGCGAGTTTGGCACCCATGCGATAGGCCAGACAGAGCCCGTCACCCGTCGCCCCATAGTGATTACTCGTCGGGAATCCTTGAATGTGCAGCCGACCGATGCCACCGGTGGCCAAAATCACCGACTTGGCTGCGACCACTATGTGCCGCTGATTATCAAGATCTCTAAAAATAGCCCCGGTGCAGGTCCCTTGGCCATCGCTCAACAGTTCAACGGCGGCAGCGAACTCCAACAATTGAATCTTTTGATTAATGACCTCATCTTTCAGAACGCGCATGATCTCGAGGCCCGTGTAATCAGAACAGGTCAACAGGCGCGGCTTGGAACTCCCTCCGCCTTTCTTCACATGGAGATTGCCGTCGGCTTGGCGATCGAACAGCACACCTAACTCCAAGAGCCATTTCGCGATCGAGGGCCCATCTTCGACCATGACTTTGAGCAAGGCATGGTCGTTCTCCATGTGCCCGCCCTTGAGCGTGTCAATAAAATGCGTGACCGGGGAGTCTTCAGGGGCAACGGAGATCTGCATCCCGCCTTGCGCCATCACGCTATTGGAATCGCCGAGACGCAGCTTGGTCGCGAGAATCGTTTTTACACCGGCATGATGAGCATGCAACGCCGCGGCACAACCGGCGCCTCCACCACCGATAACCAAGACATCGCATGAATATTGGGGTGTGAGATCGGCGGTATCCTGGATCGAGCTGTCACCTTCGAGCAAGGTCGCGAGTTCGACGACGGTTTTGTCGCCTTCGTTCGGACCGAACTTGATCGGTCGGTAGGCGCTTGCACGAAAATCCGGATGGTACTTGTGAATCAGGTGGTCTCGGTCTGTCGGAGAAAACTTGGGGATGGTCTGCTTACGCCGGGCATCCCGAGTCTGATGTACGATCTGCTGGAGCGCGTGAATGTCCATGTCTAGCTTTCAGCTACCAACGTTCACCCACCGCGTCTCAGAAGCTGAGAGCTGATGGTCTGGCGGCTATTTCACCGTTGCACAATGTTCGGCCAATTCTTTCTCATTCATTTTGAGAATCTTGGCCCATTCGTTCTTAAACGTGCCATCTTGAATCTCTTTGATTCTGGTGTCGAGCCCGGCCGGCTTGTCAGTAAAATGCGCTCCCTGCGCACGGCTGACATAAAGGGCGACGAGATTCGGCGCAATGTCGGCAATGCAGACCGGCGTGCACATGCCGCACATGACACAATCCATAAACATCTCGGAAACGCTCTTGAAGTCGCCGAAAACGGCCTTCCAGACCCCTTCCCGCACATCGATTTTCTGCGGGCAGGCCTCGGTACAGGCATTACAATTTCGGCACAGCGGCGCTTCCGGATAGAGATTGAACAAATCTTGTTTGGGGTCTTGAAGTGCCTGAATGTCGTACGTGGCCTTCCGGGCTGGGAAGGGTGGCATCATCGTAAACGACATGCCGTCCTGTACCGCCATCTGACAGGCGAGGCAGGTTCTCACTTTTGGGTCATCTTTCGTCCGATAGTACGTGGCACAGGCGCCGCAGAATCCACCAAGGCAACCCACGCCACGCACGACATCGATCCCGGCATACCACATCGCACGGACGACAGTAATCCCCTCCGGTACGTCAACTTTCTTGCCGGCAATTTCGATCGTAACCATCCGAGGCTTCATGACCTCAGGTTGATCGATCACATTCTCGCTTGATTCTTGAGCCATTGTTAAAACCAGTGCGGGGTGAACGGTAAGGAGTGAGGTGAAACTCTACACCTCACTTCTCACCCCTTCCTTCTCATTTTTTACACAAATGAATCAATGATCTTATTCAACGTGGCGCTCGGCCGCATCGCCTTCGCCGCCTTCGCATCGTCCGGGTGATAATACCCGCCCACGTCCTGCGGCTTCCCTTGCGCTGCGATGAGTTCCTGATCGATTATTTTTTCGCTGTCCGTCAAATCCTTCGCGATCTTTGCGAACTTCTCGGCAATCTTCTTATCCGCCGTCTGCCCCGCCAAGGCCTGCGCCCAGTAGAGGGCCAAGTAGAAATGGCTCCCACGGTTATCGATCTCTCCGACTTTCCTGGCTGGCGATTTGTTGCTTTCCAGGAACTTAGCATTGGCCTGATCCAGTGCGTCCGCCAATATCTTCGCCACGGGATTGTTCCCGGCCTTTGCCAAGTGCTCCAACGAAGCGACCAGCGCGAGGAATTCACCCAGTGAATCCCAACGCAGGTAGCCCTCTTGCTCGAACTGCTGCACATGCTTCGGAGCCGATCCTCCTGCGCCTGTCTCGAACAACCCGCCTCCATTCAACAATGGGACGATCGAGAGCATCTTCGCACTGGTTCCGATTTCGAGAATCGGGAACAGGTCGGTGAGATAATCACGAAGTACATTGCCGGTGCAGGAAATCGTGTCCTTGCCTTCCTTCATCCGCTCGATGGAAAACCGGCACGCGTCGGCCGGTGACATGATCTTGATCTCAAGCCCCGCTGTATCGTGCTTCGGCAGGTAGGCATTTACCTTCTTGATCAATTCGGCATCATGAGCACGGTCCTTGTCCAACCAAAAAACTGCCGGCGCACCGGTTGCCCTTGCACGCGTGACGGCCAACTTGACCCAGTCTTGAATCGGGGCATCCTTGACCTGGCAGGCACGCCAGATATCGCCTTCTTCCACCTTATGCTCATGGATCGTCGCACCCGACGCATCCACGATGCGGATCGTGCCGCTGGCCGGGACCTTGAAGGTCTTATCATGTGAACCATACTCTTCCGCGGCCTGCGCCATCAACCCGACGTTGGGAATCGTCCCCATCGTCTTCGGATCAAAGGCACCTTTCTGCTTACAGAACTCCACCATCTCGTGATAGACCGGCGCGTAGCTTGCGTCAGGAATCACACATTTCACATCTTGAAGTTGACCCTGCGGATTCCACATCTTACCGGAATCACGGATTACCGGCGGCATAGAGGCGTCGATGATGATGTCACTCGGCACATGAAGATTCGTGATTCCTTTATCACTGTTCACCATCGCCATCGGCGGGCGCTTCTGATAGACCGCCTGAATATCCGCTTCAATTGTCTTCCGTTGCTCCTCCGGCAGTGACTTAATCTTGGCATACACGTCCCCAAGCCCGTTGTCCGGATCGACCCCGAGCTTCTTAAACGTTTCGCCGTGTTTTTCGAACACATCCTTGTAATAGACAGTCACGCCATGACCGAAGATCTTCGGGTCGGAGACCTTCATCATGGTGGCCTTCATGTGAAGCGAGAAGAGAACGCCCTTAGCCTTGGCATCCTCGATTTGCTCCTCTAAAAACTTTCGGAGCGCTTTCACGCTCATGAAGGTGGCATCGAGCACTTCCCCGGCCTGCAAGGCGATTTTCTCTTTTAGGACTGTCGCCTTTCCATCCGCTCCGACGAATTCGATCTTCGCCGTCGTGGCAGCGGTAATGGTGCGAGACTTTTCATTTGAAAAGAAATCGCCGCCCTTCATATGGGAGACATGGGTCTTTGAATCTGAAGACCAGGCTCCCATCTTATGCGGGTGCTTACGGGCATAGGCCTTGACGGAGAGCGGAGCACGGCGATCGGAATTGCCTTCGCGCAAGACCGGATTGACGGCACTCCCCTTCACCTTGTCGTAGCGGGTCTTGATGTCCTTTTCCTTGTCGTCCTTCGGATTCTCCGGATAGTCAGGCAGCTTGTAGCCCTGCTTCTGCAATTCCTTGATCGTGGCAACCAGCTGCGGGATGGAGGCACTGATGTTCGGCAGCTTAATGATATTGGCTTCAGGCGTCTTGGCCATTTCTCCAAGCTCCGCCAACGCATCATGCTGCTTCTGCTCCGGGGTCAGATATTCTGGGAAGACGGCAATGACGCGTCCCGCGAGTGAAATGTCGCGAAGCTCCACGGTCACGCCTGCCGCTTTTGTGAAGGCATTGATAATCGGCAAGAAGGAATAGGTCGCCAACATCGGCGCTTCATCCGTCTTTGTATAGATAATCTTGTCTGCTTTGCTTGCCATAACGCTCCCTCTTGGTGTGACTGTTTAGTTCAACGCATTGAGCGCCGAACCCGCCTTGAACCACGCGATCTGCTGTGCGGTGATGCTGTGGTTCGCCTGGATGGTGAGCGCGTTCCCATCCGCCTTGTGAATCGTTACCTGCACCGGCTTGCCAGGAGCCAGACTATTCAGCCCCGTCACACTGATGCGGTCCTGCTGCTCGATCTTCTCGTAGTCCTTCGGGTCAGCGAAGGTCAACGCCAAGATCCCTTGCTTTTTTAAATTGGTTTCGTGAATGCGTGCAAAACTCTTCGTAATCACGGCCCGCACGTTCAGAAACCTCGGCGACATCGCCGCATGCTCGCGGCTGCTGCCCTCGCCGTAATTTTCATCGCCAACCACGATCGATCCAATGCCCTTTGATTTATAGTCTCGAGCGATTTTCGCGATCGTCAGGTTTTCCTCACCAGTCAACACGTTGACCCCTTTCCCCGGCTCCGAAGCAAATGCATTATTCGCACCGAGGAACATGTTGTCACTGATCTTGTCCAAGTGGCCGCGGAACTTGAGCCAGGGGCCAGCAGGAGAAATATGGTCGGTCGTGGTCTTGCCCTTAGTCTTGATCAAGAGCGGCAGCTTGTCAAAATCCTTGCCATCCCATTTCGGGAACGGCTGCAATACTTGTAGCCGTTCACTGGTCGGCGGAAGATCGACAGTGAGTCCCTCACCATTTTCAGCCGGTGCCACATAGCCTTCTTCACCCTTCGCAAACCCCTTGGCCGGTAATTCTTCACCGACCGGAGCTTGGAGCTTGAATTCTTTGCCATCAGCGCCCTTGACCGCCTGATTAACCGGATCAAAGCCCAAATCACCGGTGATCGCGTATGCCGTGACGACCTCCGGACTTGCCAAGAACGACAGCGTTTCGCTGATCCCATCGTTCCGGCCAGGGAAATTCCGGTTGAAGGAGCTGACAATTGAATCGGCTTTGCCCTTGACCCCGTCCGCACGTTTCCACTGGCCGATGCAGGGACCGCACGAATTCGACAGGACGGTACCGCCGAGCTTTTCAAATGTCTCCAAGAATCCATCACGCTTCATCGTGTGGTAGATGCGCTCCGACCCTGGAGAAATGAGAAAGGAGGCTTTCGCCTTCAACCCAGCCTTCAATGCTTGCTGAGCCACATGGGCCGAGCGGCTGATGTCTTCGTAGGATGAATTGGTGCAGCTCCCGATCAAGGCTGCTTTCAATTCGACCGGATAACCTTTCTCTTGGGCTTCGGCTTTCAGCTTCGAAATCGGTCTGGCAAGGTCCGGCGTGTGCGGTCCCACCACATGGGGTTCGAGTTTTGAGAGGTCGATTTCAACAATCTGATCGTAATACTTTTCCGGAGCCTGCATCACCTCTGGATCAGCCGTCAACAAGGCCCTGTTCGCCTGGGCTACCTTCGCCAGATCAGCCCGATCCGTAATGGTCATATAATCGACCATCTTTTGATCGAATGGGAAGACCGATGTGGTCGCACCCAGCTCTGCGCCCATGTTGCAAATCGTACCCTTCCCTGTCGCGCTGATTGTTTCAGCGCCAGGACCAAAATATTCGACAATCTTATTGGTTCCACCCTTCACCGTCAGCAGGCCGCAGAGATAGAGGATCACATCTTTTGCAGAGGCCCAGCCACTCAGCTTACCGGTGAGCTTCACCCCGATCAATTTCGGATGGAGCACTTCCCAAGGCAAACCGGCCATCACTTCGCCGGCATCCGCGCCACCGACACCGATCGCCAAGCCTCCCAACCCACCGCCGTTCGGCGTGTGTGAATCGGTCCCGATGATCAAGCAGCCGGGGAATGCATAGTTTTCCAAGACTACCTGGTGGATGATCCCGGCACCTGGCTTCCAGAAGCCGATCCCGTACTTTTTGGCAGCGGACGCAAGGAAGTTATAAACCTCCCTATTTTCATCCAAGGCACGCGTGAGATCCTTCTCCGACCCCATTTCAGCACGGATTAAGTGGTCGCAGTGGATCGTACTCGGCACTGCAGCCTTTTTCTTGTTCGCCTGCATGAACTGCAGGACAGCCATCTGGGCCGTAGCGTCCTGCATCGCCACACGGTCCGGGCGCAGCGCCAACATGGCTTTGCCACGCTCCCAATTCTGTGTATCGAAGTTGTCAGCGTGCGAAACGAGAATCTTATCCGCCAGGGTCAACGGTCGTCCGAATTTCTTTCGAGCCTTTTCGAAGACTCCCGGCATCTTGGCATAGAGATTTTTGGCGAGATCCATGGACATGACTTATCTCCTTAGAGCTTGGAGTGCTGAGTGCCGAGAATAACTCCTCACTCAGAACTCAGCGCTGGTTACTCAGCACTATTTCAACGGCGGCACTTCCCGTCGCTTCGGGGCTGCATAATTCACCAGGTAATCGAACAGCCGGATCAAACGACTGTCCTGACGCTTCTGATCAACCCAGTGGCCGATCAATCCGATCGTGCGCGACAAGATGAAGAAGCCGTTCAAGCTGTCGACGGGGAAACCCAGGTCAACCAGAACCGCAGCCATCGTGCCGTCCACATTCAGAATCAAGTTATCTTTCTTCACTGCCGTGACTTGCTCAACAGCCAAGGCGAAATCGAGGCACGGCGTTTTGATGTGCAAGCTCTTCACGTAACCAACAAGCTCCTTTACCCGCTTGTCCGGATTACGCAAGCTCTTCACTCGGTGACCGATGCCCGGTACCGGGCCGACATTTTTCTTCATGTAAGCCAGAAACTCGTCCACATTCATCTTGTTGTCGACCGCGTACTTGAACCAACGACCGGCGTCCGTCACCGCGCCACCGAAACGGGGCCCGATCATAATCAAGCCGGCAGCCACCGCTTGCGACAAGCCGATACCGGCGCAAGCCGCCAGAATCGTGGCGTAGGCGCCGCTGACACAAGGCCCGTGGTCAGCCGAGAGCATCATGATGCGCTTGATGATTTCCGCTTCCTGCTTTGAGATGAGGCGCTTGTCCCAGAGTAGGCCCATGACATGTGGAATTTCGTAGCCCTTATTGATCAACTCGGAAGCTGGGTAACCGTCGTAGCAAGGTTCGTCACCGCGATCGTCGCTGATCGTGGTCCGGATCAGCGGAGCCACCATCACTTCATCTGCCTTCATCGCCTCCTCGACGGACTTAGGCAACTTCGGCAGAACCGCCGGCTCCACCGGCTCTTTCACCTGACCGGACTTAAGCAGTTCTTGATAGGTTTCCTTGATGACCGGACCAAGCGCACCAAACGTCGGGGGGACAACGGCACCGGCCTTCTTGAGTGCATCAGACTTGGAACGAGCCGACCCCTCGCCCTTCATGCCTTCCTTGGCGCCTGCATGGCCGAACTTCATGCCCTTGGGCAAACTCTCCTGACAGAACCCGGAGACCACGCCGATCAACTTCACGCGACGCTTCTTCGCGCCATACCACTCCGCTGCACGTTCCTCGAGATCGCCGCCCATTTCGCCGACAATGACGACCGCCTTGGTTTGCGGATCGTTTTCGAACATCTCGAGGTAGCTCACATAGTCGGTCCCAGGATAGGCATCACCACCGATCCCGATAGCCGTCGTAATGCCATCGGCGAACTGCGAGCAGATCCAGATAATTTCGTTCGAGAGACCGCCGGACTTCGTAATAACGCCGAACGAACCTTCGCGATACAACTTCGAGAGGACGAGATTGTCGAACGCACCACCGATCACACCCAAACGGCAGGCTCCCGCCGAGATGATGCCGATTGAAGATGGGCCGTTGAACACCTTACCGAGCTTCCGCGCATGGGCGCCGAGCAATTTCGCGTCCTTTTCGGGCACACCTTCAGTGATCATCGAGACGACCTTGATGTTCGGATCGTCCAGCGCCTCCATGCCGCCCTTCATGGCGCGGTCGGCTCCGATGTAGACGAGGCTCGTGTTGATGGCGGGATGATTCTTCGTCGCGTCCGCGATCGTCTTGTAGATAGGGATCGCGATCAGTCCGCTGCCGTACGGTACTTCATTGGTCTTGCCGGCATCGGGCGGGTAGACGAATGCCTCGACCGTGAGGGGGCGCTTAATCAGGTAGCAAAACTCCGCCATCCGGCGGGCTGCATTGACACCGGCGGCACCACCCTGAATCACTACGCGGGTGTCTTTATTGGCCAGAATACTCATCGAAAGTCCTCCAACAGTGAAGCGTCCAGCGCTCGGCATTCAGCCGACCGCTGATGGCTAATAGCTGATAGCTCGTTACTTTTGTAACGCTTTATCGACGATGTCCGTCAGTGGGGTGTTGCGGTCGAAGACGTTGATGTCGAAGCCCTCGTCCTTGAGTGCGCGCATCGCATCGAGACCTTCCTTCTCACGCGGCCCGCCTCGGCGCACCCAGATCTTCACGCCCTTTAACTTGCCATCGCCCTTCGCTTTGCGAAATCCGTTAATGATGCCGCCGAAGGTCTTCTTGACGTCGGTAAAATTCGCAATCGCCCCACCAACGATGATGTTCTTGATACCGGGCAACGAACAGACTTTTTCCGTCAGTACTTCCACGGCCCAGTCCGGAGGATCGCCGGAATACTCAGCGTAGTTTGCCAGCTTGCCGCCACGTGCCACGACGGCATCGGAATAATAGACACTCGCGCCGCCACCGGCCGGCAGCATGGCCGTGTCCCCGCCTGGAATCTCGATAAACTTTACTGAGCCCTTGATCTTGCTGTCGACCGCCATGACTTCTACTTCATCCTTGCTGTAGGAACGGCCGAACTCAGCTGCAAATTGAAAGTTCCAATCCGGATGCCTGAACTTGGCGTCACCGTCCAGCAACGTGACCGCATCGAGCGCGACCAACTCGCCATCACTCTCGCGTGTCACGACGGGATTCACCTCGAGATACTGCGCATCCTCGCTATCGAAACAGGTAAACATCTTGCCCGAAAAATCGGCCATCTTTTTCGCGAGCGGGCCCGTAAATCCAGCCTCTTTTGAAAGTTTTTCAAGTTGACCCGCCGAGGGGGCCTGTCCGACTTCCAAGCAGAGACGTTTCACACGATCCCAGTTCGACTCAACTTCGATCCCACCGCAATTGGCGACAAGGATCTCGCTGCCTTCGCGGGTAGACTTCACCGCACAATAGTATTCCTCTTTATGTGGAACCATCTCTGAAACAATGACCTGCGACACAGTGATGCTGCCGACCTGCCGACCGAGCATTTCCTTTGTCGCAGCGATTGCACTGTTGAGATCCAAACCAACCTTGACTAGACCGAGCTTAAAACGTGAGCCGAGTGCCTCGTGCGCCTTCGCCACCAACTTCGAGGTCTTCATCCAGTCATTGGCTTGTCCGAGCTTGGTCAGTTCGTCAACGGACGTGACGACGACATAGTTGGGGACGTGAATCCCCCACTTCTTCATCAGCCCCATGCCGGGGCCTTCCAACACCTTAGCCATGCGAATTCTCCTTCGTAGTAACTTAGGCAAATAGGGGAGCGGGATTCTAGCTGAAACTGACAGGATGACTCAAGACGCCAGAGGAACTAATGGAGAGGGGATCAAAAGGCCTAGCAATGGACGATTTTCCGGAGATCGTCCTAAGCATTGAAAATATAACAAGGTTTTACGACCTATGCATGTCGTTTCAATCGCAGGGCCTGACAACGGGGACAAAAATATGAGCTTCGTTCTCCCCGAAGGCGTTGAATCACTCCACCACAGTGATTCGGACAAGGCCGACCCTCTTTCCCATAGACCAGATGCCTCCGCTTGTATTGCCCCTCGCTCCCATCAGGGGCAAAAAAGTCTCGCACACTCGATCCCCCATGCCTAATCGCCTCATCCAGAACCTTACACATGATCATATAAAGTGTTTCGATCTTGCGCACCGATAGCTGACTCACCTGGAGATTCGGGTGTAGACCAGCCCGGAAGAGAATCTCGTTTGCATAGATATTCCCGATGCCGGCAATGACTTGTTGATGCATCAGGAGGGCCTTGAGCCTCCCACGTCGCTCCTGCAACAGTCGCACAAAATCTGGCTGAGACACAGCCAATGGATCGAGCCCAAATCGGCGGGTGCGATACCGATCCAATCCCTCTTTGTCTAAGAGCGATAGACGTCCGAATCTGCGGGGGTTCCAGTACCGTAATTCTGGTTCGCGGCCCCCCTCGAACGACAGTTTCACATGAA from Candidatus Nitrospira nitrosa includes:
- the sucD gene encoding succinate--CoA ligase subunit alpha, with product MSILVNKNTRVVVQGITGKEGSFHATQCKAYGTKVVAGVTPGKVGQEVEGIPVFNTVADAVKKTEADTSLIFVPPPFCADAILEAADAGIKLVICITEGIPVNDMVKVKRALRGRDVRLVGPNCPGVITVDEAKIGIMPGFIHKKGVVGVVSRSGTLTYEAVHQLSTLGLGETTCVGIGGDPVNGTGFVDVLPLFEKDPETQAIVMIGEIGGDAEEKAAEFIKKNVKKPVVSFIAGITAPPGRRMGHAGAIISGGKGTASEKMKTLEAAGVTVVKNPAEIGEAVKRALGR
- a CDS encoding NADP-dependent isocitrate dehydrogenase, with product MASKADKIIYTKTDEAPMLATYSFLPIINAFTKAAGVTVELRDISLAGRVIAVFPEYLTPEQKQHDALAELGEMAKTPEANIIKLPNISASIPQLVATIKELQKQGYKLPDYPENPKDDKEKDIKTRYDKVKGSAVNPVLREGNSDRRAPLSVKAYARKHPHKMGAWSSDSKTHVSHMKGGDFFSNEKSRTITAATTAKIEFVGADGKATVLKEKIALQAGEVLDATFMSVKALRKFLEEQIEDAKAKGVLFSLHMKATMMKVSDPKIFGHGVTVYYKDVFEKHGETFKKLGVDPDNGLGDVYAKIKSLPEEQRKTIEADIQAVYQKRPPMAMVNSDKGITNLHVPSDIIIDASMPPVIRDSGKMWNPQGQLQDVKCVIPDASYAPVYHEMVEFCKQKGAFDPKTMGTIPNVGLMAQAAEEYGSHDKTFKVPASGTIRIVDASGATIHEHKVEEGDIWRACQVKDAPIQDWVKLAVTRARATGAPAVFWLDKDRAHDAELIKKVNAYLPKHDTAGLEIKIMSPADACRFSIERMKEGKDTISCTGNVLRDYLTDLFPILEIGTSAKMLSIVPLLNGGGLFETGAGGSAPKHVQQFEQEGYLRWDSLGEFLALVASLEHLAKAGNNPVAKILADALDQANAKFLESNKSPARKVGEIDNRGSHFYLALYWAQALAGQTADKKIAEKFAKIAKDLTDSEKIIDQELIAAQGKPQDVGGYYHPDDAKAAKAMRPSATLNKIIDSFV
- a CDS encoding FAD-binding protein yields the protein MDIHALQQIVHQTRDARRKQTIPKFSPTDRDHLIHKYHPDFRASAYRPIKFGPNEGDKTVVELATLLEGDSSIQDTADLTPQYSCDVLVIGGGGAGCAAALHAHHAGVKTILATKLRLGDSNSVMAQGGMQISVAPEDSPVTHFIDTLKGGHMENDHALLKVMVEDGPSIAKWLLELGVLFDRQADGNLHVKKGGGSSKPRLLTCSDYTGLEIMRVLKDEVINQKIQLLEFAAAVELLSDGQGTCTGAIFRDLDNQRHIVVAAKSVILATGGIGRLHIQGFPTSNHYGATGDGLCLAYRMGAKLAHVDTFQYHPSGAVYPEQLIGALVTEGIRSEGGHLVNAKGERFVNELDTRDVVSSSIIRECEEGRGIRTMSGRVGVWLDTPLLDAEHGSGTVEKHFPAMMMQFERFGIDISKDPVLIYPTLHYQNGGVKIDTNSETNVKNLFVAGEASGGLHGRNRLMGNSLLDLMVFGKRSGLTAAGRAKSMKQGALTLRHVQQFRAEAKKQGNASGVISPMILPAYTRKVG
- the sucC gene encoding ADP-forming succinate--CoA ligase subunit beta — protein: MNVHEFQAKSLFAQFGVPVPRGKEITSPEAATAWATELNTPVFVVKAQIHAGGRGKAGGVKITKDKAAVAGFAKELIGKTLVTHQTGPKGRQVHRLLMEEGANIAKELYLSILVDRETGWPTFIASTEGGMEIEEVAAKTPEKIIKEPIDPAVGFQGYNGRNIAFALGLQNIEPTAMNPFIKMLGNLYRLFMEKNCALVEINPLIITKEKTVVALDGKVSFDDNGLFKHEDVQKMRDLNEEEPLEIEATANNLNYVKLDGNIGCMVNGAGLAMATMDVIKLAGSEPANFLDVGGGATKETVAAGFRILLKDPNVKGIFINIFGGIVRCERIAHGVIEAAKEVKINVPLVVRLQGTNAEEGRQLLADSGLKLDVANDLWEAAQKIVKLTGKAA
- a CDS encoding 2Fe-2S iron-sulfur cluster-binding protein gives rise to the protein MAQESSENVIDQPEVMKPRMVTIEIAGKKVDVPEGITVVRAMWYAGIDVVRGVGCLGGFCGACATYYRTKDDPKVRTCLACQMAVQDGMSFTMMPPFPARKATYDIQALQDPKQDLFNLYPEAPLCRNCNACTEACPQKIDVREGVWKAVFGDFKSVSEMFMDCVMCGMCTPVCIADIAPNLVALYVSRAQGAHFTDKPAGLDTRIKEIQDGTFKNEWAKILKMNEKELAEHCATVK